Proteins encoded in a region of the Vicia villosa cultivar HV-30 ecotype Madison, WI linkage group LG5, Vvil1.0, whole genome shotgun sequence genome:
- the LOC131605734 gene encoding uncharacterized protein LOC131605734, with the protein MRGEWNGLQALFMKDCPYAYYVHCFAHRLQLALVTASREVKPIHQFFEKLNLIVNVVCSSTKRHDELQASQLDEIEHLLEIDEIVTGKCENQIGTLKRAGDTRWGSHFSSISSFINMYEATCSVSRKFAKEGLSYASRGDADSAYNYLKSFDFIFILHLMKEIMGITNILCQALQQQSQDVVNVMHLVCSTKTLIQELREIGWDELFATVKSFCEKHDIEIPDLNDVHSTTRFGRSRLEENQVTIEHYFRVEIFFTTIDKQLQELNNRFNEQTIDLLTLSCALAPTDNYKAFNLDTICTLVEKYYPMDFNEQEKTNLKFQLRHFIIDARQASSLNNLSTIQELCSSLVATEEKEIYYLIDRLLRLIMTLHVSTATTKRSFSAMKIIKTRLRNKMEADFLGDSMTVNIEREIAASIDSETIIYDFKLLKNRRALL; encoded by the coding sequence ATGAGAGGAGAGTGGAACGGTTTACAAGCACTCTTTATGAAGGATTGTCCTTATGCATATTATGTTCATTGTTTTGCTCATCGATTGCAACTTGCTTTGGTTACTGCATCAAGAGAAGTTAAACCAATTCATCAATTCTTTGAGAAGTTGAATTTAATTGTCAATGTTGTTTGTTCTTCTACAAAGCGCCATGACGAGTTACAAGCTTCCCAATTAGATGAAATTGAACATTTATTAGAGATTGATGAGATTGTAACGGGTAAATGTGAAAATCAAATTGGTACTTTGAAGCGAGCAGGGGATACTCGTTGGGGATCACATTTCTCTTCTATTTCTAGCTTTATAAATATGTATGAAGCAACTTGTTCTGTTTCAAGAAAATTTGCAAAGGAAGGATTAAGTTATGCTTCACGTGGAGATGCAGATAGTGCTTATaattatttgaagtcatttgatttcATATTCATATTGCATTTAATGAAAGAAATTATGGGGATCACAAATATTCTTTGTCAAGCTTTACAACAACAATCTCAGGATGTAGTTAATGTTATGCATTTGGTTTGTTCAACAAAAACTCTTATTCAAGAATTAAGAGAAATTGGTTGGGATGAATTGTTTGCTACTGTGAAGTCTTTTTGTGAAAAACATGATATTGAGATTCCTGATCTTAATGATGTCCATTCAACAACAAGATTTGGTCGTTCTCGTCTTGAAGAAAATCAAGTAACCATTGAGCATTATTTTAGAGTTGAAATATTTTTCACTACCATTGACAAACAATTGCAAGAGTTGAATAACAGATTTAATGAGCAAACGATTGATTTGTTAACTCTAAGTTGCGCTTTGGCTCCGACGGATAATTACAAGGCTTTTAATCTTGATACCATTTGCACTCTAGTTGAAAAATATTATCCTATGGACTTCAATGAGCAAGAGAAGACTAATTTGAAATTTCAACTTCGGCATTTTATTATTGACGCTCGTCAAGCATCAAGTTTGAATAATTTGTCAACTATTCAAGAATTATGTTCATCTTTGGTTGCAACTGAAGAGAAGGAAATTTATTATTTGATTGATAGACTACTCCGCCTTATCATGACTCTCCATGTATCTACAGCTACTACAAAAAGATCTTTTTCGGCAATGAAAATTATCAAGACAAGGTTGAGAAACAAAATGGAAGCTGATTTTCTAGGAGATAGTATGACGGTTAACATTGAAAGAGAAATTGCTGCAAGTATTGATTCTGAGACTATTATTTATGATTTCAAGCTACTCAAAAATCGTAGAGCATTACTTTAA